A genome region from Hevea brasiliensis isolate MT/VB/25A 57/8 chromosome 7, ASM3005281v1, whole genome shotgun sequence includes the following:
- the LOC110645477 gene encoding cytochrome b561 and DOMON domain-containing protein At5g47530, with protein MDKFSRTVVFSCVMLISICVPSSLAQTCRSYNFSSNQVFSTCSDLPVLSSFIYWNYHPSNQTADIAFRKSGASTTNWYVWSLNPTGQGMAGSQALLAFHNSSGLPTAYTTPIRDLSPSMQKGDLSFPVSKLKAEYSSGEMIIFATLHLTNSLISTNQVWQEGAMSGNNFNIHSMDSANKASVGNINFATGTTVAGTAQTSSKKNVHGVLNAVSWGVLMPMGIMIARYLKVFKVANPAWFYLHVTCQSSAYIIGVAGWGTGLNLGSDSTGIEYSKHRNIGIILFCFATLQVFALLLRPKPDHKYRLYWNIYHHSIGYATIALSIINIYEGFDILDPEKKWEKIYTGIIIFLGAVAALLEVLTWIIVIRRKKTVNFNKHANGTNGTNGYGA; from the exons ATGGATAAATTTTCGAGAACTGTTGTGTTCTCTTGTGTCATGCTTATCTCCATATGTGTTCCTTCATCTTTAGCTCAAACTTGCCGGAGCTATAACTTCTCTAGCAATCAAGTATTCAGCACTTGCAGTGATCTTCCTGTGTTGAGTTCTTTTATCTATTGGAATTACCATCCATCAAACCAAACAGCTGATATTGCGTTTCGCAAATCTGGAGCATCCACTACCAATTGGTATGTATGGTCTCTCAACCCTACCGGCCAGGGGATGGCAGGGTCACAGGCTCTTCTGGCTTTCCATAACTCTAGTGGCCTCCCTACTGCTTATACCACCCCAATAAGAGACCTATCCCCGTCGATGCAAAAAGGCGACTTGAGTTTTCCGGTCTCCAAACTTAAAGCAGAGTATTCGAGTGGTGAAATGATAATATTCGCTACTCTTCACCTTACTAATAGCTTGATATCGACCAACCAAGTGTGGCAGGAAGGTGCCATGTCtggaaataattttaatattcatTCCATGGATTCAGCAAACAAAGCATCAGTAGGGAATATAAATTTTGCGACTGGAACAACAGTTGCTGGAACTGCCCAAACAAGCAGTAAGAAGAAT GTTCATGGGGTACTAAACGCGGTGAGCTGGGGAGTTCTGATGCCGATGGGAATCATGATAGCTAGGTACTTGAAGGTGTTCAAGGTAGCAAATCCAGCGTGGTTTTACTTACATGTCACTTGCCAATCCTCTGCCTATATCATTGGCGTTGCTGGATGGGGAACTGGTCTTAATCTCGGCAGCGATTCCACTGGAATCGAGTATAGCAAGCACAGGAACATTGGCATAATCCTCTTCTGCTTTGCAACTCTTCAG GTATTTGCTTTGCTCTTGAGGCCAAAGCCAGATCACAAGTACAGACTGTACTGGAACATCTATCACCATTCCATTGGATACGCAACCATCGCTTTGAGCATCATCAACATCTACGAAGGCTTTGACATTTTGGACCCTGAGAAGAAATGGGAAAAAATTTACACTGGAATTATCATTTTTTTGGGGGCCGTCGCGGCTCTCTTGGAGGTTTTGACATGGATCATAGTCATTAgaaggaagaaaacagtaaacttcAACAAGCACGCCAATGGAACAAATGGGACTAACGGATATGGCGCTTAG